Proteins co-encoded in one Rubidibacter lacunae KORDI 51-2 genomic window:
- a CDS encoding putative PEP-binding protein, whose amino-acid sequence MLHRLDCLDPGNTALFGSKASALAQLLQLGYPVVPGYAIAGSALPEVLAQLGQTDILLADWPDAALHFNANDTRALQQIAQQAKRSLLAAELPTAAVDAIASIELEAPAVIVRPSLVVPPPYQQQVPGLLPSRVCRNRPEAIAMACKRVWAELFSARSLFYWQRSAVELEALSLALLVQPLTNAIAAGSVTTDTQKWELRAVRGLGHALARGEAEPDFYQIRPDGTIVSRHIGTKPVTYHLAPEGELLMQSRQQSATRRACALSAACLEQLLTTIAQLADEVAAEFHLEWALAAGSATDASATEQIWLVQFDRYQPAATLLQPCRELAKMASDARAPMMRGIAAAPGTATAKIWVMPEITPAPLHAFPEGAILVARAVEPDWLPLLKRAAGAIAEQGGITSHAAILARELGIPAVVSARDATRRLRDGDVVELDGTRGEVRLPGKQSAPKPTVPQLLAAAEQNLPATHLWVSCSQIDLLAKVAAMPVTGVGLLRAEMILLDLTGERPLEAWLRDRPEELRDRLGKLVLAFARAFAPRPVHYRSLDWPPGVPGFRALSPQRGTAGYRLDARAFEVELAALAVARARGAKNVRLILPYVRSVAEFEFCRQQTIAAGLGGMPLWIMAEVPSVGVLLPEYARVGASGIAIGTSDLAQLALGIDRDDPEARWAEYRPTLLAVLQQLVGQARAANLPCAVCGPLAAEPETVEQLVHWGVTAISVEPDAIALSHKVILRAERHLLLEAARRHAT is encoded by the coding sequence ATGCTCCACCGGTTGGACTGCCTCGATCCGGGTAATACGGCACTTTTCGGAAGTAAAGCGTCTGCCCTCGCCCAGTTACTGCAACTGGGCTATCCTGTCGTGCCAGGTTACGCCATTGCCGGGTCGGCGCTCCCAGAGGTGCTGGCGCAGCTCGGGCAGACAGACATCCTATTGGCAGATTGGCCCGATGCAGCCTTGCATTTCAACGCCAACGACACGCGGGCCTTACAGCAAATCGCCCAACAGGCCAAGCGCTCGCTATTGGCAGCTGAATTGCCAACAGCCGCAGTCGACGCGATCGCGAGCATCGAGCTGGAGGCACCGGCCGTTATCGTCAGACCTTCGCTCGTCGTGCCGCCGCCGTACCAGCAACAGGTGCCGGGATTGCTGCCCTCGCGCGTTTGCCGCAATCGACCGGAGGCGATCGCGATGGCGTGCAAGCGGGTGTGGGCAGAACTGTTCTCGGCGCGCAGCTTGTTCTACTGGCAGCGTTCGGCGGTGGAGCTAGAGGCACTGAGTCTGGCACTGCTGGTGCAGCCGCTGACTAACGCGATCGCGGCCGGCTCGGTAACCACCGATACTCAGAAGTGGGAGTTGCGGGCGGTGCGGGGTCTCGGTCACGCCCTCGCGCGCGGCGAGGCAGAACCCGACTTTTACCAGATCCGGCCGGACGGCACGATCGTCTCCCGGCACATCGGAACCAAACCCGTAACCTATCATCTCGCGCCGGAAGGCGAGCTGCTGATGCAGTCGCGCCAACAGTCCGCAACCCGGCGAGCATGCGCGCTGAGCGCCGCTTGCTTGGAACAGTTATTGACCACGATCGCGCAGCTGGCGGACGAAGTTGCAGCTGAGTTTCATTTGGAATGGGCGCTTGCAGCCGGGTCAGCAACCGACGCGTCAGCAACCGAGCAGATTTGGCTGGTGCAGTTCGACCGCTATCAGCCGGCTGCCACGCTGCTTCAGCCGTGCAGGGAACTAGCGAAAATGGCTTCAGACGCGAGAGCGCCCATGATGCGCGGGATCGCGGCGGCACCAGGGACAGCCACAGCCAAGATCTGGGTCATGCCCGAGATAACTCCCGCACCGCTGCATGCTTTCCCCGAGGGGGCGATCTTAGTAGCGCGAGCCGTGGAACCGGACTGGCTGCCACTGCTCAAGCGAGCAGCAGGGGCGATCGCCGAGCAGGGCGGAATTACCAGCCACGCAGCCATTTTGGCGAGAGAATTGGGGATTCCGGCTGTAGTCAGCGCGCGCGACGCGACGCGACGCCTGCGCGATGGCGACGTGGTCGAACTCGATGGCACGCGCGGTGAGGTGCGCTTGCCGGGCAAGCAGTCAGCCCCGAAACCAACGGTTCCCCAGTTGCTGGCAGCTGCCGAACAAAACCTTCCTGCAACGCATTTGTGGGTCAGCTGCAGCCAAATTGACTTGCTGGCAAAAGTGGCAGCGATGCCGGTAACGGGTGTAGGGTTGCTGCGAGCGGAGATGATATTGCTCGATCTGACCGGGGAGCGCCCGCTGGAGGCGTGGCTGCGCGATCGTCCGGAAGAGCTGCGCGATCGCCTCGGCAAGTTAGTGTTGGCGTTTGCCCGGGCGTTTGCACCGCGACCCGTCCACTATCGCTCGCTGGATTGGCCGCCCGGGGTGCCTGGGTTCCGCGCGCTGTCCCCGCAACGGGGTACTGCGGGCTATCGACTGGACGCGCGAGCGTTTGAGGTCGAGTTAGCAGCGCTGGCAGTGGCGCGCGCGCGCGGTGCGAAGAACGTGCGGTTGATCTTGCCGTACGTGCGCAGCGTTGCGGAATTCGAGTTTTGCCGGCAGCAGACGATCGCGGCGGGCTTAGGCGGGATGCCGCTGTGGATCATGGCCGAGGTGCCGTCGGTGGGGGTGCTATTGCCGGAGTATGCCCGCGTTGGTGCAAGCGGCATCGCGATCGGTACGAGCGACCTAGCGCAGCTTGCACTGGGCATCGATCGCGACGACCCGGAGGCCCGCTGGGCGGAGTATCGTCCGACGTTGCTAGCAGTGCTGCAGCAGCTCGTGGGGCAAGCGCGGGCGGCAAACCTGCCCTGTGCGGTCTGCGGTCCGCTAGCGGCAGAACCAGAGACCGTCGAACAGCTCGTGCATTGGGGCGTTACGGCAATTTCTGTAGAACCGGACGCGATCGCTCTCAGCCACAAGGTCATTCTGCGTGCCGAGCGGCACCTGCTCCTGGAGGCAGCGCGACGCCACGCCACCTAG